A single genomic interval of Streptomyces sp. BA2 harbors:
- a CDS encoding MmcQ/YjbR family DNA-binding protein, with product MAVPKSALTKWERVRGFALGMPGAAEEFPWGESVAKVNKKVFVFLGTDDGSYPLGITVKLTDEAAHAHALTAPGAERAGYGLGKSGWVRVPLEEKGTPAADLLCDWVEESYRTIATKKLVAELDARDA from the coding sequence ATGGCTGTCCCGAAGAGTGCCCTGACGAAGTGGGAACGGGTGCGCGGTTTCGCGCTCGGCATGCCGGGCGCCGCCGAGGAGTTCCCGTGGGGCGAGAGCGTCGCCAAGGTCAACAAGAAGGTGTTCGTCTTCCTCGGGACCGACGACGGCAGTTACCCCCTCGGGATCACCGTCAAGCTCACGGACGAGGCGGCACACGCCCATGCCCTGACGGCGCCGGGCGCGGAGCGCGCGGGGTACGGCCTGGGCAAGTCGGGCTGGGTGCGGGTCCCCCTGGAGGAGAAGGGCACCCCGGCCGCCGACCTGCTCTGCGACTGGGTCGAGGAGAGCTACCGCACGATCGCCACGAAGAAGCTGGTCGCGGAACTGGACGCCCGCGACGCGTGA
- a CDS encoding CaiB/BaiF CoA transferase family protein, whose translation MAVPDKGVHGPLAGVRVVELAGIGPGPFAAMLLADLGADVVRVDRPGGGGLAINPEYDVTNRNKRSVIVDLKATDGADRVLDLVDRADVLIEGYRPGVAERLGVGPSACQARNPKLVYGRMTGWGQEGPLAQRAGHDIAYIAITGTLGMIGNPGEPPTVPANLVGDYAGGSLYLVVGILAALHHARATGAGQVVDAAIVDGTAHLTSMIHGMLAAGGWQDRRGANLLDGGCPFYGNYETADGGYMAVGALEQQFYDEFIELLGLADQAPARKDLARWGELREAVAARFKERTREEWTAVFEGSDACVAPVLSLSEAPGHPHLAARGTFVDHGGITQPAPAPRFSATPTHVRGGPAQPGADTEAVARDWDVPALVQQSGTPTKEDD comes from the coding sequence ATGGCAGTGCCGGACAAGGGCGTTCACGGACCGCTCGCAGGCGTGCGTGTGGTTGAGCTGGCGGGCATCGGGCCTGGCCCGTTCGCTGCCATGCTCCTCGCCGACCTCGGTGCCGACGTCGTGCGCGTCGACCGACCGGGCGGCGGCGGTCTCGCGATCAACCCCGAGTACGACGTCACCAACCGCAACAAACGCTCCGTGATCGTCGACCTCAAGGCGACGGACGGAGCGGACCGCGTCCTCGACCTGGTCGACCGCGCCGACGTCCTCATCGAGGGCTACCGCCCCGGCGTCGCCGAGCGCCTCGGGGTCGGGCCGAGTGCCTGCCAGGCCCGCAACCCGAAGCTCGTCTACGGACGGATGACAGGGTGGGGTCAGGAGGGCCCGCTGGCCCAGCGCGCCGGGCACGACATCGCGTACATCGCGATCACCGGCACCCTCGGCATGATCGGCAACCCCGGTGAGCCGCCCACCGTCCCCGCGAACCTCGTCGGCGACTACGCGGGCGGCTCGCTCTACCTCGTCGTCGGCATCCTCGCTGCCCTGCACCACGCCCGTGCCACCGGCGCCGGGCAGGTCGTGGACGCCGCGATCGTCGACGGCACCGCCCACCTCACGTCGATGATCCACGGCATGCTCGCGGCCGGCGGCTGGCAGGACCGGCGCGGCGCCAACCTCCTGGACGGCGGCTGCCCGTTCTACGGCAACTACGAGACCGCCGACGGCGGTTACATGGCCGTCGGCGCACTGGAGCAGCAGTTCTACGACGAGTTCATCGAGCTGCTCGGCCTCGCGGACCAGGCGCCCGCCCGCAAGGACCTCGCCCGCTGGGGCGAACTGCGCGAGGCGGTCGCCGCCCGCTTCAAGGAGCGGACGCGCGAGGAGTGGACGGCCGTCTTCGAAGGCTCCGACGCGTGCGTGGCGCCCGTCCTTTCGCTGTCCGAGGCCCCCGGCCACCCCCATCTCGCTGCCCGCGGCACCTTCGTCGACCACGGCGGCATCACCCAGCCCGCCCCCGCGCCCCGCTTCTCCGCGACGCCGACTCACGTCCGCGGCGGTCCCGCCCAGCCGGGCGCCGACACCGAGGCCGTGGCCCGCGACTGGGACGTACCGGCCCTCGTCCAGCAGTCCGGCACACCCACGAAGGAAGACGACTGA
- a CDS encoding LLM class F420-dependent oxidoreductase, which translates to MQLSAPLAYAGDPRQAADDVAALESAGLDAVWVAEAYGFDSPTIMGYLAARTERMKIGAAILNVYSRTPALIAQTAAGLDAISGGRAIIGLGASGPQVVEGWHGKPYDKPLARTREAIELTRRILRREVIDHHGITDMPLPEEKGGKLGKPLKILTRPVRSEVPLYVASLGPANVRMTAEIADGWLPTLFIPEKAHQVWGAPLAEGKEKRDPALGPLQTVAGGLLAIGDDAAAVRDMARPQIALYVGGMGAPGKNFYNDLAVAYGYEKEAKRIQELYLSGKKKEAEAAVPDEFCELMSLCGPESYVRERVEAFREAGVTMLNVIPVGPEPAKLIETVKGWL; encoded by the coding sequence ATGCAGCTCTCCGCACCTCTCGCCTACGCGGGCGACCCGCGCCAGGCCGCCGACGACGTCGCGGCCCTGGAGTCCGCCGGTCTGGACGCCGTCTGGGTGGCGGAGGCGTACGGCTTCGACTCGCCCACCATCATGGGCTACCTGGCCGCGCGCACCGAGCGTATGAAGATCGGCGCCGCGATCCTCAACGTCTACTCGCGCACCCCGGCCCTCATCGCCCAGACTGCCGCCGGGCTCGACGCGATCTCCGGCGGGCGGGCGATCATCGGGCTCGGCGCCTCGGGCCCGCAGGTCGTCGAGGGCTGGCACGGAAAGCCCTACGACAAGCCCCTGGCCCGTACCCGCGAAGCCATCGAGCTGACCCGCCGCATCCTGCGCCGCGAGGTCATCGACCACCACGGCATCACGGACATGCCGCTGCCCGAGGAGAAGGGCGGCAAGCTGGGCAAGCCGCTCAAGATCCTCACCAGGCCGGTGCGTTCGGAAGTGCCTCTGTACGTCGCTTCCCTGGGCCCCGCCAACGTCCGGATGACCGCCGAGATCGCCGACGGCTGGCTGCCCACCCTCTTCATCCCGGAGAAGGCCCACCAGGTGTGGGGCGCTCCGCTCGCCGAAGGCAAGGAGAAGCGCGATCCGGCGCTCGGCCCGTTGCAGACGGTCGCGGGCGGACTGCTCGCCATCGGTGACGACGCGGCGGCCGTACGGGATATGGCCCGGCCTCAAATCGCCCTCTACGTAGGCGGCATGGGCGCGCCGGGGAAGAACTTCTACAACGACCTCGCGGTCGCGTACGGCTACGAGAAGGAGGCCAAGCGCATCCAGGAGCTGTATCTCTCGGGCAAGAAGAAGGAAGCCGAGGCCGCCGTCCCGGACGAGTTCTGCGAGCTCATGTCGCTGTGCGGACCCGAGAGCTACGTCCGTGAGCGTGTCGAGGCCTTCCGCGAGGCGGGCGTCACCATGCTCAACGTCATTCCCGTCGGCCCCGAGCCGGCCAAGTTGATCGAGACCGTCAAGGGCTGGCTCTAG
- a CDS encoding DUF523 domain-containing protein, whose amino-acid sequence MDSVLVSACLRGVPCRFDGRDKASPEVDEAVEGRAVVSFCPEAAGGLPTPRRPAELVGGDGHDVLDGTARVVDDTGHDVTAEFIEGARRALVAARSGGCTEALLMPRSPSCGRGLVHDGSFEGKLVSGDGVTAALFERNGITVRSAPGA is encoded by the coding sequence ATGGATTCCGTACTGGTCAGCGCGTGTCTACGCGGGGTGCCCTGCCGTTTCGACGGCCGCGACAAGGCGTCGCCCGAGGTCGACGAGGCGGTGGAGGGACGCGCGGTCGTCTCCTTCTGCCCGGAGGCGGCGGGCGGCCTGCCGACACCGCGCCGCCCTGCCGAGCTCGTCGGCGGCGACGGTCATGACGTACTCGACGGCACGGCCCGTGTCGTCGACGACACGGGCCACGACGTGACGGCCGAGTTCATCGAGGGTGCCCGGCGCGCCCTGGTCGCCGCGCGGAGCGGGGGTTGTACCGAGGCGCTCCTGATGCCACGCAGCCCGTCGTGCGGGCGAGGGCTCGTGCACGACGGGTCGTTCGAGGGGAAGCTGGTGTCGGGCGACGGGGTGACGGCGGCGCTGTTCGAGCGGAACGGGATCACCGTGCGGTCGGCGCCCGGGGCGTGA
- a CDS encoding saccharopine dehydrogenase family protein, with amino-acid sequence MTSQNGNGKERAADRAYDIVLFGATGFVGVLTAEYLAAHAPEGLRWAIAGRDTGKLKRLRDKLAEAHPACAELPLVRADVADPASLREMAGHARVVATTVGPYLEYGQELVAACAEAGTDYVDLTGEPEFVDLMYVRHDARARETGARLVHSCGFDSVPHDLGAYFTVRQLPEGVPLRVDGFVRSNATFSGGTFASALAQFARGPQMLTAARDRRRHEPRLVDRKAYAPPSAPRYAGEVGAWALPLPTIDPQVVQRSARALERYGPDFRYRHYAAVKTLPFAVGGAAAVSALVAAAQLPPARRWLSSRLKPGDGPSEQRRAESWFSVRFVGEGGGKRVFTEVSGGDPGYDETAKMLGEAALCLALDDGLPDVAGQVTTAVAMGDALTARLTAAGLSFRVAASR; translated from the coding sequence ATGACCAGTCAGAACGGCAACGGCAAGGAGCGTGCGGCGGACCGCGCGTACGACATCGTGCTCTTCGGAGCGACCGGTTTCGTCGGCGTGCTCACCGCGGAGTACCTCGCGGCGCACGCCCCCGAAGGGCTGCGCTGGGCGATCGCGGGGCGTGACACCGGGAAGCTGAAGCGGCTGCGGGACAAGCTCGCCGAAGCCCACCCGGCCTGCGCGGAACTCCCCCTCGTCCGCGCGGACGTGGCGGACCCGGCGTCCCTGCGGGAGATGGCGGGCCACGCGCGCGTGGTGGCCACGACCGTCGGGCCCTACCTCGAGTACGGCCAGGAACTCGTCGCCGCGTGCGCCGAGGCGGGCACGGACTACGTGGACCTCACCGGGGAGCCGGAGTTCGTCGACCTCATGTACGTGCGGCACGACGCCCGCGCACGCGAGACGGGCGCGCGCCTCGTGCACTCCTGCGGCTTCGACTCGGTCCCGCACGACCTGGGCGCGTACTTCACCGTGCGGCAGCTCCCGGAGGGTGTGCCACTACGCGTCGACGGCTTCGTACGCAGCAACGCGACGTTCTCCGGGGGCACGTTCGCCTCCGCGCTCGCCCAGTTCGCGCGCGGACCGCAGATGCTGACCGCCGCGCGCGACCGGCGGCGGCACGAGCCGCGCCTGGTCGACCGCAAGGCGTACGCGCCACCGAGCGCGCCCCGGTACGCGGGCGAGGTCGGCGCCTGGGCTCTGCCCCTGCCGACGATCGACCCGCAGGTCGTGCAGCGCTCGGCCAGGGCGCTGGAGCGCTACGGGCCCGACTTCCGGTACCGGCACTACGCGGCGGTGAAGACCCTGCCGTTCGCGGTGGGCGGCGCGGCGGCCGTCAGCGCGCTGGTGGCCGCGGCTCAACTGCCGCCCGCGCGGCGGTGGTTGTCCTCGCGCCTGAAGCCGGGCGATGGGCCGAGCGAGCAGCGGCGCGCGGAGAGCTGGTTCTCCGTGCGGTTCGTCGGCGAGGGCGGCGGCAAGCGGGTGTTCACGGAGGTCTCGGGCGGCGATCCGGGCTACGACGAGACGGCGAAGATGCTGGGCGAGGCGGCCCTGTGCCTGGCCCTCGACGACGGCCTGCCGGACGTCGCCGGGCAGGTGACCACCGCCGTGGCGATGGGTGACGCGCTGACGGCGCGACTGACGGCGGCGGGGCTCAGCTTCCGGGTGGCGGCGTCGCGGTAG